The Deltaproteobacteria bacterium genome has a segment encoding these proteins:
- a CDS encoding DUF1998 domain-containing protein yields the protein MGALSEPPREPLALVAAEHTAQLNAPQNEEVFSKAEENELLFQDIELGDRSKGTTAIDVLSSTTTMEVGIDIGALSGVALRNMPPGRANYQQRSGRAGRRGNAVATVVAFGSADSHDEHYFTEPDGMIRGSVVDPRLTLDNPEIVRRHIRAFLLQNYHQDRLPEVDPSQRHDLFAVLGTVSDFRNGTAILNRDDFASWLDDNGEQLRDRVSSWIPQELSVHDRGRLLDEMTVDCLKAVDDAIRLGPEESDIPSGDEDTQAEDVPEEGEDFPQRASNSGKLLDRLLYCGVLPRYAFPTDVATFHVFDRDRSSRFRPIMRFAPQQGLPVALTQYAPSKQVWISGKCYTSGAIYSVNSDERYSAWDSKRIYMECGVCGFAKTYAVGEVARNDTRDCEACGAEEAFGPGRYWLRPPGFAHPIEVQEVTSPDDVPETSYATRAKLSMGTPDEGAGWVPVNGRVRVLRSREYLLVSNTGPKKEGYTYCTNCGRIEASTDPSRVLMGAHRKPFPDDDDKQICEGISPTRHIVLGTDFITDIALFSMRVAPPLSLRPDHSSTAAALRTVSEAFASAACQLLEIEPGELMAEFRPALTPGGMRGLEAEVFLYDTLPGGAGFASQLAGRGLDLIQLALRVMKSCPENCGASCYRCLRSFKNRFEHSLLDRHVGAELLDYLLTGERPQFSRERLHSSTTLLYHDLCRQSPDGVQLGTGVTVRVSGATLTAPILAETAAGRRFIVALSGPLTPDYPADPAVAGLRSDDKDIALVVENEFVVRHNLPAATRNVLQKLNQL from the coding sequence GTGGGAGCGCTGAGCGAACCACCGCGGGAACCACTGGCGCTTGTTGCGGCGGAACACACCGCTCAATTGAATGCGCCGCAAAACGAAGAGGTTTTCTCCAAGGCGGAAGAAAACGAATTACTCTTTCAGGACATAGAGCTGGGCGACCGAAGCAAGGGAACGACTGCTATAGACGTGTTATCGAGCACGACTACGATGGAGGTCGGCATCGATATCGGAGCGTTGTCGGGTGTCGCCCTGCGAAATATGCCACCGGGCCGTGCAAACTATCAACAGCGCTCGGGGCGGGCAGGCCGTCGTGGCAACGCTGTTGCCACAGTCGTAGCGTTCGGCAGCGCAGACAGCCATGATGAGCATTACTTCACTGAACCCGACGGCATGATCCGCGGCAGCGTGGTCGATCCAAGATTGACTTTGGATAATCCCGAGATCGTTCGCCGGCATATCCGCGCATTCTTGTTGCAAAACTACCACCAAGATCGACTCCCCGAAGTTGATCCAAGTCAGCGACACGACCTGTTTGCAGTACTCGGTACAGTATCCGACTTCCGGAATGGTACAGCTATCCTCAATAGGGATGACTTCGCTAGCTGGCTAGATGACAACGGGGAGCAGTTGCGTGATCGGGTATCGTCCTGGATTCCACAAGAACTCTCGGTCCACGATCGAGGCCGTCTTCTTGACGAGATGACAGTTGACTGTCTCAAGGCAGTAGACGACGCGATCAGGCTGGGGCCGGAGGAGTCCGACATCCCGAGCGGCGATGAGGATACGCAGGCGGAAGACGTTCCGGAAGAAGGCGAGGACTTTCCGCAGCGGGCCTCGAACTCCGGTAAACTCCTGGACCGTCTTCTCTACTGTGGCGTGTTGCCTCGTTATGCATTCCCGACCGATGTTGCGACTTTTCACGTTTTTGATCGTGATCGATCTTCACGATTTCGTCCGATCATGCGCTTTGCACCTCAGCAGGGCCTTCCTGTTGCGCTAACACAGTATGCTCCGAGCAAGCAGGTATGGATTTCCGGCAAATGCTATACGTCGGGTGCCATCTATTCGGTCAACTCAGATGAGCGATACTCCGCTTGGGATTCCAAACGGATTTACATGGAATGTGGCGTATGCGGTTTTGCGAAAACCTATGCCGTCGGCGAGGTGGCTAGGAACGACACGCGTGACTGTGAAGCATGCGGCGCCGAAGAAGCATTCGGTCCTGGACGGTATTGGCTCCGGCCGCCGGGTTTTGCGCATCCGATCGAGGTCCAAGAGGTTACTTCACCAGACGATGTGCCGGAAACGAGCTATGCAACTCGGGCTAAACTGTCGATGGGGACGCCGGACGAAGGGGCTGGGTGGGTACCGGTCAATGGTCGTGTTCGGGTGCTGCGATCGCGCGAGTATCTGCTGGTGTCGAATACTGGGCCAAAAAAAGAGGGTTATACCTACTGTACAAATTGCGGGCGCATCGAAGCGAGTACCGATCCTTCGCGAGTCCTGATGGGTGCCCATCGCAAGCCGTTTCCTGATGACGATGACAAACAGATCTGCGAAGGCATCAGCCCTACACGACATATCGTTCTCGGCACAGACTTCATCACGGACATCGCCCTCTTTTCGATGCGCGTTGCCCCGCCGCTGAGCCTACGGCCTGATCATTCCTCGACAGCAGCAGCTCTCAGAACGGTGAGCGAGGCTTTTGCAAGTGCGGCGTGCCAGTTGCTGGAGATCGAACCGGGCGAATTGATGGCCGAATTCCGGCCAGCGTTGACGCCGGGCGGTATGAGGGGTCTTGAGGCAGAAGTGTTCCTCTACGATACCCTTCCGGGAGGAGCAGGATTCGCCAGCCAACTCGCCGGTCGCGGACTTGATTTGATTCAATTGGCGCTTCGCGTAATGAAGTCTTGCCCCGAAAATTGTGGCGCATCCTGCTACCGTTGCCTGAGAAGCTTCAAGAACAGATTCGAGCACAGTCTTCTCGATCGGCATGTGGGCGCGGAGTTGTTGGACTATCTTCTAACCGGTGAACGGCCTCAATTCAGCCGTGAGCGGTTGCATTCGTCGACCACACTCCTCTACCACGACCTGTGCCGCCAGTCTCCCGATGGAGTGCAACTCGGAACGGGTGTTACGGTACGCGTCAGCGGTGCAACGTTAACTGCACCTATCCTTGCCGAGACTGCCGCAGGCCGGAGGTTCATTGTTGCCTTGTCGGGGCCCCTTACCCCCGACTATCCCGCCGATCCGGCGGTTGCCGGCCTTCGCTCGGACGACAAGGACATCGCCCTCGTCGTCGAAAATGAGTTCGTCGTGCGCCACAATCTTCCCGCAGCCACCCGCAATGTGCTCCAGAAGCTCAACCAATTGTAG